One window from the genome of Trabulsiella odontotermitis encodes:
- the dtnK gene encoding D-threonate kinase produces the protein MKMIVIADDFTGSNDTGVQLAKKGARTEVMLTPAQKPSRRADVLVINTESRAISAAQAEQAVQQALAPWCEGSSVPLVYKKIDSTFRGNVGAEVSAAMRATHRPLAVIAAAIPAAGRTTRDGLCLVNGTPLLETEFASDPKTPIVSSRIAELVALQSDIPVREVSLEDVRRGQLGALLSAFAEEGECMVVVDAVEDRDLSLIAQAINEQKQLPLLVGAAGLANALPVRMFMQEKQALPVLVVAGSMSEATRRQVDKALCQERAKVVDIDASRLVSAHFEQEIAAIVEETCTLLSRRHHTILRTSRRAEDREMIDTLCSAVGMSRQQLGELLSQRLGSITLRIIEQARIGGLFLTGGDIATAVASALGAEGYRIQSEVAPCIPCGTFVNSEIDDLPVITKAGGFGSDSTLCDALYFIEEMYSGN, from the coding sequence ATGAAAATGATCGTTATCGCCGATGACTTTACGGGCTCTAACGATACCGGCGTGCAGCTGGCGAAGAAGGGCGCGCGCACGGAAGTGATGCTCACCCCGGCGCAGAAGCCTTCGCGCCGGGCCGATGTGCTGGTTATCAATACCGAAAGTCGGGCAATCTCTGCGGCGCAAGCCGAACAGGCCGTACAGCAGGCATTAGCGCCGTGGTGCGAAGGGAGCAGCGTGCCGCTGGTGTATAAAAAAATCGACTCGACCTTTCGCGGCAACGTGGGGGCCGAGGTCAGCGCGGCGATGCGGGCGACTCATCGGCCACTGGCGGTCATTGCAGCGGCGATCCCCGCCGCCGGGCGCACTACCCGTGATGGGTTGTGCCTGGTCAACGGAACCCCTTTACTGGAGACAGAATTTGCCAGCGATCCCAAAACGCCGATTGTCTCTTCACGCATTGCGGAACTGGTCGCGTTGCAGAGTGACATTCCGGTGCGCGAGGTCTCGCTTGAAGACGTCCGTCGCGGCCAACTGGGCGCGCTGTTGAGCGCCTTCGCTGAAGAAGGTGAATGCATGGTTGTGGTGGACGCGGTGGAAGATCGCGATCTGTCGCTGATTGCGCAGGCTATTAATGAACAAAAACAGCTGCCGCTGCTGGTCGGCGCGGCCGGACTCGCCAATGCCCTGCCGGTCAGAATGTTTATGCAGGAGAAACAAGCGCTGCCAGTACTGGTGGTGGCGGGCTCGATGAGCGAAGCCACGCGACGTCAGGTCGACAAAGCGCTGTGTCAGGAGAGAGCGAAGGTCGTTGATATTGATGCCTCACGACTGGTCTCAGCCCATTTCGAACAGGAGATCGCCGCGATTGTGGAGGAGACCTGTACGCTATTGAGCCGTCGGCATCATACGATTTTACGCACCAGTCGGCGTGCGGAAGATCGGGAGATGATCGACACGTTGTGTAGCGCTGTGGGGATGAGTCGCCAGCAGCTCGGCGAACTGTTGAGTCAGCGGCTTGGGTCCATCACGTTACGCATTATTGAGCAGGCGCGCATCGGCGGCCTGTTCCTCACCGGAGGGGATATCGCCACCGCGGTAGCCAGTGCGCTGGGTGCGGAAGGGTATCGCATTCAAAGCGAAGTCGCCCCCTGCATTCCGTGCGGCACCTTTGTGAACAGCGAGATTGACGATCTGCCGGTTATCACCAAAGCAGGAGGATTCGGCTCAGACAGTACCCTTTGTGATGCGCTTTATTTTATTGAGGAGATGTACAGTGGTAACTAA
- a CDS encoding 2-keto-3-deoxygluconate permease 1, whose product MNIKKAIERVPGGMMVVPLVIGAIINTFAPQALEIGGFTTALFKNGAAPLIGAFLLCMGAGISVKAAPQALLQGGTITLTKLLIAIAIGLGVEHLFGTEGIFGLSGLAIIAAMSNSNGGLYAALVGEFGNERDVGAISILSLNDGPFFTMIALGAAGMANIPIMALVAVLVPLVVGMILGNLDHNMRDFLTKGGPLLIPFFAFALGAGINLEMLLQGGLAGILLGVLTTFVGGFFNIRADRLVGGSGIAGAAASSTAGNAVATPLAIAQADPSLAEVAAAAAPLVAASVITTAILTPVLTSWVAKRQARQVAQENKA is encoded by the coding sequence ATGAACATCAAAAAGGCAATAGAACGCGTACCCGGCGGCATGATGGTCGTGCCATTGGTTATCGGTGCCATTATCAATACCTTTGCCCCGCAGGCGCTGGAGATCGGCGGGTTTACCACCGCGCTGTTTAAAAATGGCGCGGCCCCGTTGATCGGCGCATTCCTGCTGTGTATGGGCGCCGGGATCAGCGTGAAGGCTGCGCCTCAGGCATTGTTGCAGGGTGGTACGATCACCCTGACAAAATTGCTGATCGCCATTGCGATCGGTCTTGGCGTTGAGCATCTATTTGGTACGGAAGGGATCTTTGGCTTAAGCGGCCTGGCGATTATTGCGGCAATGAGCAATTCGAATGGCGGGCTGTATGCGGCGCTGGTTGGCGAATTCGGCAACGAACGTGATGTTGGCGCGATCTCCATTCTGTCTCTTAATGACGGTCCGTTCTTTACGATGATCGCACTGGGCGCGGCGGGAATGGCAAACATTCCGATCATGGCGCTGGTGGCGGTGCTGGTTCCACTGGTGGTGGGGATGATCCTCGGTAACCTCGACCATAATATGCGCGACTTCCTGACCAAAGGCGGCCCGCTGCTGATTCCTTTCTTTGCCTTTGCGCTGGGCGCTGGCATTAACCTGGAGATGCTGTTGCAGGGCGGTCTGGCGGGCATCCTGCTTGGCGTGCTGACCACTTTCGTTGGCGGTTTCTTTAACATCCGCGCAGACCGGCTGGTTGGCGGCAGTGGCATTGCCGGCGCCGCCGCGTCCAGTACGGCGGGTAACGCCGTCGCGACGCCACTGGCAATTGCGCAGGCTGACCCTTCGCTGGCGGAAGTTGCCGCCGCCGCCGCGCCACTGGTTGCCGCGTCGGTGATTACCACTGCGATCCTGACGCCAGTCCTCACCTCATGGGTGGCAAAACGTCAGGCGCGTCAGGTGGCTCAGGAGAATAAAGCATGA
- the yacL gene encoding protein YacL has protein sequence MDYEFLRDVTGVVKVRMSMGHEVVGHWFNEEVKENLALLDEVEQAARAVKGSERSWQRVGHEYTLWMDGEEAIIRANQLEFAGDEMEEGMSYYDEESLSLCGVEDFLQVVKAYREFLHQS, from the coding sequence ATGGATTACGAATTTCTGCGCGATGTTACCGGAGTAGTAAAAGTGCGCATGTCCATGGGCCACGAAGTGGTCGGGCACTGGTTTAATGAAGAAGTGAAAGAAAACCTGGCCCTGCTGGATGAAGTGGAACAGGCGGCGCGCGCGGTGAAAGGCAGCGAACGTTCCTGGCAACGAGTGGGGCATGAATATACGCTCTGGATGGATGGCGAAGAGGCGATAATCCGCGCCAACCAACTGGAGTTCGCCGGTGACGAAATGGAAGAAGGGATGAGTTACTACGATGAAGAGAGTTTGTCGCTGTGCGGCGTGGAAGACTTTCTTCAGGTGGTGAAAGCATACCGGGAATTTCTTCATCAATCCTGA
- the acnB gene encoding bifunctional aconitate hydratase 2/2-methylisocitrate dehydratase produces the protein MLKEYREHVAERAAEGIVAKPLDATQMAALVELLKNPPAGEEEFLLDLLTNRVPPGVDEAAYVKAGFLAAVAKGEASSPLVTPEKAIELLGTMQGGYNIHPLIDALDNEKLAPIAAKALSQTLLMFDNFYDVEEKAKAGNVYAKQVMQSWADAEWFLNRPQLAEKITVTVFKVTGETNTDDLSPAPDAWSRPDIPLHALAMLKNAREGIEPDQPGVVGPIKQIEALQKKGFPLAYVGDVVGTGSSRKSATNSVLWFMGDDIPHVPNKRGGGLVLGGKIAPIFFNTMEDAGALPIEVDVSNLNMGDVIDVYPFKGEVRNHETGELLASFELKTDVLIDEVRAGGRIPLIIGRGLTTKAREALGLPHSDVFRKAKDVAESGRGFSLAQKMVGRACGVAGVRPGAYCEPKMTSVGSQDTTGPMTRDELKDLACLGFSSDLVMQSFCHTAAYPKPVDVTTHHTLPDFIMNRGGVSLRPGDGVIHSWLNRMLLPDTVGTGGDSHTRFPIGISFPAGSGLVAFAAATGVMPLDMPESVLVRFKGKMQPGITLRDLVHAIPLYAIRQGLLTVEKKGKKNIFSGRILEIEGLPDLKVEQAFELTDASAERSAAGCTIKLNKEPIIEYLNSNIVLLKWMIAEGYGDRRTLERRVQGMEKWLADPQLLEADADAEYAAVIDIDLADIKEPILCAPNDPDDARLLSDVQGDKIDEVFIGSCMTNIGHFRAAGKLLDTHKGQLPTRLWVAPPTRMDAAQLTEEGYYSVFGKSGARIEIPGCSLCMGNQARVADGATVVSTSTRNFPNRLGTGANVYLASAELAAVAALIGKLPTPEEYQTFVAQVDKTAVDTYRYLNFDQLNQYTEKADGVIFQTAV, from the coding sequence GTGCTAAAAGAATACCGTGAGCACGTAGCTGAGCGTGCCGCCGAAGGGATTGTTGCTAAACCCTTAGATGCAACCCAAATGGCCGCGCTGGTGGAACTGCTGAAAAATCCGCCTGCTGGCGAAGAAGAATTCCTGTTAGATCTGTTGACCAACCGTGTCCCGCCTGGCGTTGATGAAGCCGCCTATGTTAAAGCCGGATTCCTCGCCGCTGTCGCCAAAGGCGAAGCGAGCTCCCCACTGGTTACCCCTGAAAAAGCGATTGAACTGCTTGGCACCATGCAGGGCGGGTATAACATTCATCCGCTGATTGACGCGCTGGATAACGAAAAACTGGCGCCGATTGCTGCCAAAGCGCTGTCGCAAACGCTGCTGATGTTTGACAACTTCTACGACGTAGAAGAGAAAGCCAAAGCGGGTAACGTTTACGCGAAACAGGTGATGCAGTCCTGGGCTGACGCAGAATGGTTCCTGAACCGTCCTCAGCTCGCGGAAAAAATCACTGTCACCGTCTTTAAAGTGACGGGCGAAACCAATACTGATGACCTGTCTCCGGCGCCGGATGCGTGGTCACGTCCGGATATCCCGCTGCATGCGCTGGCGATGCTGAAAAACGCTCGTGAAGGTATTGAGCCGGATCAGCCTGGCGTCGTTGGCCCCATCAAACAAATCGAAGCACTGCAGAAAAAAGGCTTCCCGCTGGCCTATGTCGGTGACGTGGTCGGTACCGGTTCTTCCCGTAAGTCCGCGACCAACTCGGTGCTGTGGTTCATGGGCGATGACATCCCGCATGTGCCGAACAAACGCGGCGGCGGTCTGGTGCTTGGCGGTAAAATCGCGCCAATCTTCTTCAACACCATGGAAGATGCCGGTGCGCTGCCGATTGAAGTGGATGTCAGCAACCTGAACATGGGCGACGTGATTGACGTTTACCCGTTCAAAGGTGAAGTGCGTAACCACGAAACCGGCGAACTGCTGGCGAGCTTTGAACTGAAAACGGACGTGCTGATCGACGAAGTGCGTGCCGGTGGCCGTATTCCGCTGATCATCGGTCGAGGACTTACCACCAAAGCGCGTGAAGCGCTGGGTCTGCCGCACAGCGATGTGTTCCGCAAAGCGAAAGACGTGGCGGAAAGCGGCCGTGGCTTCTCGCTGGCACAGAAAATGGTTGGCCGCGCCTGTGGCGTTGCCGGTGTTCGTCCGGGCGCGTATTGCGAGCCGAAGATGACCTCCGTCGGTTCTCAGGACACCACCGGTCCGATGACCCGTGATGAACTGAAAGACCTGGCCTGCCTGGGCTTCTCGTCTGACCTGGTGATGCAGTCCTTCTGCCACACCGCAGCCTATCCGAAGCCGGTCGACGTGACCACTCACCATACGCTGCCGGACTTCATCATGAACCGTGGCGGCGTTTCGCTGCGTCCTGGCGATGGCGTTATCCACTCGTGGCTGAACCGTATGCTGTTGCCGGATACCGTCGGTACTGGTGGTGATTCGCACACCCGTTTCCCGATCGGCATCTCTTTCCCGGCGGGTTCTGGTCTGGTGGCGTTTGCTGCCGCGACCGGCGTGATGCCACTGGATATGCCGGAATCCGTTCTGGTGCGCTTCAAAGGCAAAATGCAGCCGGGCATTACCCTGCGCGACCTGGTTCACGCGATCCCGCTGTACGCCATCAGACAGGGCCTGCTGACCGTTGAGAAGAAGGGCAAGAAGAACATCTTCTCTGGCCGCATTCTGGAAATCGAAGGTCTGCCGGATCTGAAAGTCGAGCAGGCGTTTGAACTGACTGACGCCTCTGCAGAACGTTCTGCAGCGGGTTGCACCATTAAGCTCAACAAAGAGCCGATCATTGAGTATCTGAACTCAAACATCGTGCTGCTGAAGTGGATGATTGCAGAAGGCTACGGCGACCGTCGTACGCTGGAACGTCGCGTTCAGGGTATGGAGAAATGGCTGGCGGATCCGCAACTGCTGGAAGCAGACGCAGATGCGGAATATGCGGCGGTGATCGACATCGATCTGGCTGATATCAAAGAGCCGATCCTGTGTGCGCCGAACGATCCGGACGATGCGCGTCTGCTCTCCGACGTTCAGGGCGACAAGATCGACGAAGTGTTTATCGGCTCCTGCATGACCAACATTGGTCACTTCCGTGCGGCAGGTAAACTGCTGGATACCCACAAAGGCCAGTTGCCGACTCGTCTGTGGGTGGCGCCGCCAACCCGTATGGATGCGGCACAGCTGACTGAAGAGGGTTACTACAGCGTGTTCGGTAAGAGCGGCGCGCGTATTGAAATCCCGGGCTGCTCGCTGTGCATGGGTAACCAGGCGCGTGTGGCGGACGGTGCGACGGTGGTCTCCACTTCAACCCGTAACTTCCCGAACCGTTTAGGTACCGGCGCGAACGTCTACCTGGCGTCTGCGGAGCTGGCGGCGGTTGCGGCGCTGATCGGTAAACTACCGACGCCGGAAGAGTATCAGACCTTTGTCGCGCAGGTGGATAAAACCGCTGTGGATACTTATCGCTATCTGAACTTCGACCAGCTTAATCAATACACCGAGAAAGCTGATGGCGTGATTTTCCAGACGGCAGTGTAA
- the lpdA gene encoding dihydrolipoyl dehydrogenase: MSTEIKTQVVVLGAGPAGYSAAFRCADLGLETVIVERYSTLGGVCLNVGCIPSKALLHVAKVIEEAKALAEHGIVFGEPKTDIDKIRTWKEKVITQLTGGLAGMAKGRKVKVVTGLGKFTGANTLEVEGENGKTVINFDNAIIAAGSRPIQLPFIPHDDPRVWDSTDALELKSVPKRMLVMGGGIIGLEMGTVYHALGSEIDVVEMFDQVIPAADKDIVKVFTKRISKKFNLMLETKVTAVEAKKDGIYVSMEGKKAPAEPQRYDAVLVAIGRVPNGKNLDAGKAGVEVDDRGFIRVDKQLRTNVPHIFAIGDIVGQPMLAHKGVHEGHVAAEVIAGQKHYFDPKVIPSIAYTEPEVAWVGLTEKEAKEKGISYETATFPWAASGRAIASDCADGMTKLIFDKETHRVIGGAIVGTNGGELLGEIGLAIEMGCDAEDIALTIHAHPTLHESVGLAAEVFEGSITDLPNPKAKKK, translated from the coding sequence ATGAGTACTGAAATCAAAACTCAGGTCGTGGTACTTGGGGCAGGCCCGGCAGGTTACTCTGCTGCCTTCCGTTGCGCTGATTTAGGTCTGGAAACCGTTATCGTAGAACGCTACAGCACTCTCGGTGGTGTTTGTCTGAACGTCGGCTGTATCCCTTCTAAAGCGCTGCTGCACGTTGCAAAAGTTATCGAAGAAGCCAAAGCGCTGGCTGAACACGGTATCGTCTTCGGCGAGCCGAAAACCGATATCGACAAGATTCGTACCTGGAAAGAAAAAGTCATCACGCAACTGACTGGCGGTCTGGCCGGTATGGCGAAAGGCCGTAAGGTGAAAGTGGTCACTGGTCTGGGTAAATTTACCGGGGCGAACACCCTGGAAGTGGAAGGCGAAAACGGTAAAACCGTGATCAACTTCGACAACGCTATCATCGCGGCGGGTTCCCGTCCGATTCAACTGCCGTTCATTCCGCATGATGACCCGCGCGTATGGGACTCCACCGACGCCCTGGAACTGAAATCCGTACCGAAGCGTATGCTGGTGATGGGTGGCGGGATCATCGGTCTGGAAATGGGTACTGTATACCATGCGTTGGGTTCAGAGATTGACGTGGTTGAAATGTTCGACCAGGTGATCCCGGCGGCAGACAAAGACATCGTTAAAGTCTTCACCAAACGCATCAGCAAGAAATTCAACCTGATGCTGGAAACCAAAGTGACTGCCGTAGAAGCGAAGAAAGACGGTATCTACGTTTCGATGGAAGGCAAAAAAGCCCCGGCAGAGCCGCAGCGTTACGACGCGGTGCTGGTGGCCATCGGTCGTGTGCCGAACGGTAAAAACCTCGACGCGGGCAAAGCCGGTGTTGAAGTTGACGATCGCGGCTTCATCCGCGTTGACAAGCAACTGCGCACCAACGTGCCGCACATCTTTGCTATCGGCGATATCGTCGGTCAGCCGATGCTGGCGCACAAAGGTGTTCACGAAGGTCACGTTGCCGCTGAAGTGATCGCCGGTCAGAAACACTACTTCGATCCGAAAGTGATCCCGTCTATCGCTTACACCGAGCCAGAAGTGGCATGGGTCGGTCTGACTGAGAAAGAAGCGAAAGAGAAAGGCATCAGCTACGAAACCGCCACCTTCCCGTGGGCGGCGTCTGGTCGTGCTATCGCGTCCGACTGTGCAGACGGTATGACCAAACTGATTTTCGACAAAGAAACTCACCGTGTGATTGGTGGTGCGATTGTCGGTACCAACGGCGGCGAACTGCTGGGTGAAATCGGTCTGGCGATCGAAATGGGTTGTGACGCCGAAGATATCGCGCTGACCATCCATGCTCACCCGACCCTGCATGAATCCGTGGGTCTGGCGGCTGAAGTGTTCGAAGGTAGCATCACCGACCTGCCGAACCCGAAAGCGAAGAAAAAATAA
- the aceF gene encoding pyruvate dehydrogenase complex dihydrolipoyllysine-residue acetyltransferase, translated as MAIEINVPDIGADEVEITEILVKVGDKVEAEQSLITVEGDKASMEVPSPQAGIVKEIKVSVGDKTETGKLIMIFDSADGAATAAPAKAEEKKEADPAAAPAAAAAKDVHVPDIGGDEVEVTEILVKVGDTVTAEQSLITVEGDKASMEVPAPFAGTVKEIKVNTGDKVSTGSLIMIFEVAGAAPAAAPAKAEAAPAAAPAAAGGAKDVNVPDIGGDEVEVTEVMVKVGDKVTAEQSLITVEGDKASMEVPAPFAGTVKELKVNVGDKVSTGSLIMVFEVEGAAPAAAPTAAPAAAAPAAQAAKPAAAPAAKAEGKSEFAENDAYVHATPLIRRLAREFGVNLAKVKGTGRKGRILREDVQAYVKDAVKRAESAPAATGGGIPGMLPWPKVDFSKFGEIEEVELGRIQKISGANLSRNWVMIPHVTHFDKSDITELEAFRKQQNVEAEKRKLDVKITPVVFIMKAVAAALEQMPRFNSSLSEDGQKLTLKKYINIGVAVDTPNGLVVPVFKDVNKKGIIELSRELMTISKKARDGKLTAGEMQGGCFTISSIGGLGTTHFAPIVNAPEVAILGVSKSAMEPVWNGKEFMPRLMMPISLSFDHRVIDGADGARFITIINNTLSDIRRLVM; from the coding sequence ATGGCTATCGAAATCAATGTACCGGACATCGGGGCTGATGAAGTTGAAATCACCGAGATCCTGGTCAAAGTGGGCGACAAGGTTGAAGCTGAGCAGTCGCTGATCACCGTGGAAGGCGATAAAGCCTCTATGGAAGTTCCGTCTCCGCAGGCAGGCATCGTTAAAGAGATCAAAGTCTCTGTTGGCGATAAAACCGAGACTGGCAAATTGATCATGATTTTCGATTCCGCCGATGGTGCTGCAACTGCAGCACCTGCCAAGGCAGAAGAGAAGAAAGAAGCGGATCCGGCGGCGGCACCTGCTGCGGCTGCGGCAAAAGACGTTCACGTACCGGACATCGGCGGTGATGAAGTTGAAGTCACTGAGATCCTGGTGAAAGTCGGCGACACCGTAACCGCTGAGCAGTCGCTGATCACCGTAGAAGGCGACAAAGCCTCTATGGAAGTGCCGGCGCCATTCGCGGGTACCGTGAAAGAGATCAAAGTGAACACCGGCGACAAAGTGTCTACCGGCTCTCTTATCATGATCTTTGAAGTGGCGGGCGCTGCGCCTGCTGCGGCTCCTGCTAAAGCGGAAGCCGCTCCGGCGGCAGCACCTGCTGCGGCTGGCGGTGCGAAAGATGTTAATGTCCCGGACATCGGCGGCGACGAAGTTGAAGTCACCGAAGTGATGGTGAAAGTCGGCGACAAAGTCACGGCTGAGCAGTCGCTGATCACCGTAGAAGGTGACAAAGCGTCTATGGAAGTTCCGGCGCCGTTCGCAGGCACCGTGAAAGAGCTGAAAGTGAACGTCGGCGACAAAGTCTCCACCGGCTCTCTGATTATGGTCTTCGAAGTGGAAGGTGCTGCGCCTGCCGCGGCTCCGACTGCTGCACCAGCGGCCGCTGCGCCAGCTGCACAAGCGGCAAAACCTGCTGCGGCTCCGGCGGCGAAAGCTGAAGGCAAATCTGAGTTTGCGGAAAACGACGCTTACGTCCACGCGACGCCGCTGATCCGCCGCCTGGCGCGCGAATTTGGCGTTAACCTGGCGAAAGTGAAAGGCACCGGTCGTAAAGGCCGTATCCTGCGCGAAGACGTTCAGGCGTACGTGAAAGACGCGGTCAAACGTGCTGAGTCTGCCCCTGCTGCCACTGGCGGCGGTATTCCTGGTATGCTGCCGTGGCCGAAAGTGGACTTCAGCAAGTTTGGTGAAATCGAAGAAGTCGAACTGGGCCGCATCCAGAAAATCTCTGGGGCTAACCTGAGCCGTAACTGGGTGATGATCCCGCACGTTACGCACTTCGACAAATCCGATATCACCGAGCTGGAAGCGTTCCGTAAACAGCAGAACGTGGAAGCTGAGAAGCGTAAGCTGGACGTGAAGATCACCCCGGTGGTCTTCATCATGAAAGCCGTTGCTGCTGCGCTTGAGCAGATGCCGCGCTTCAACAGCTCGCTGTCCGAAGACGGTCAGAAGCTGACGCTGAAAAAATACATCAACATCGGTGTGGCGGTTGATACGCCAAACGGTCTGGTGGTTCCGGTATTCAAAGACGTGAACAAGAAAGGCATCATCGAGCTGTCACGCGAACTGATGACCATCTCCAAAAAAGCGCGTGATGGCAAGCTGACCGCAGGCGAAATGCAGGGCGGATGCTTCACCATCTCCAGCATCGGCGGCCTGGGCACCACCCATTTCGCGCCGATCGTCAACGCGCCGGAAGTAGCTATCCTCGGTGTGTCCAAGTCTGCGATGGAGCCGGTGTGGAATGGTAAAGAGTTCATGCCGCGTCTGATGATGCCGATTTCGCTCTCCTTCGACCACCGTGTGATTGACGGTGCTGATGGTGCGCGCTTCATTACCATCATCAACAACACCCTGAGCGACATTCGCCGCCTGGTGATGTAA